The bacterium genome contains a region encoding:
- a CDS encoding acyl-CoA thioesterase: MTSRSRVRVRYAETDTMGVVYHSNFLVYFEIGRTDYFRDLGFTYREMETKDVFMPVTECYCRYLFPARYDDELEILTKFITISRLKFKFTYEVLRMKDAKILAEGYTIHVPVNSAGSPCRIPQEYRDALLRSLKE; this comes from the coding sequence TTGACCAGCCGCTCCCGTGTCCGGGTCCGCTACGCTGAAACAGATACAATGGGCGTGGTTTATCACAGCAATTTTCTGGTCTATTTTGAAATCGGGCGCACGGATTACTTTCGAGATCTCGGTTTTACTTACAGGGAGATGGAAACGAAGGACGTTTTTATGCCGGTCACGGAGTGTTATTGCCGCTATCTGTTCCCTGCCCGGTATGATGATGAACTGGAAATTCTCACAAAGTTCATTACAATTTCCCGTTTGAAATTCAAATTCACTTATGAGGTTTTGCGGATGAAGGATGCGAAAATTCTGGCCGAAGGTTACACCATTCATGTTCCGGTAAACTCGGCCGGCAGTCCTTGCCGCATTCCACAGGAATATCGCGATGCCCTTCTGAGGAGCTTAAAAGAATGA
- the rpe gene encoding ribulose-phosphate 3-epimerase produces the protein MNLQKRIAPSILSADFGHLADQIKMVENSGADMIHVDIMDGHFVPNLTIGPVVVQWIRSVTNLPFDVHLMIEDPDFYIESFVKAGANLISIHFEASKHLNRTLNLIHSHHCKAGVVLNPASPVEWLEDSLNDVDFVLLMSVNPGFGGQKFLSPVLRKVEKLRMMRSQLGFSFAIEIDGGMRLNNMRDALIAGVDWIVAGSSIFGSDRPEETLNRMKEILKEFTTA, from the coding sequence ATGAATCTTCAAAAAAGGATTGCGCCTTCTATCCTCTCAGCGGATTTCGGTCATCTTGCTGATCAGATCAAGATGGTTGAGAACTCCGGCGCGGACATGATCCATGTCGATATCATGGATGGTCATTTCGTCCCGAACCTGACGATCGGTCCTGTGGTCGTTCAATGGATTCGCTCGGTCACGAATTTACCTTTTGATGTGCATTTGATGATTGAAGACCCGGACTTCTATATCGAATCTTTTGTAAAGGCGGGCGCAAACCTGATTTCGATCCATTTTGAAGCTTCAAAACATTTAAACCGGACTCTGAATCTGATTCATTCACACCATTGCAAAGCAGGAGTCGTTCTGAATCCTGCCAGCCCGGTCGAGTGGTTGGAAGACTCGCTAAACGATGTGGATTTTGTCCTTCTGATGAGCGTCAATCCGGGATTTGGCGGGCAAAAATTTCTTTCACCAGTTTTGCGTAAGGTAGAAAAACTCCGAATGATGCGATCGCAACTCGGCTTCTCTTTCGCGATCGAAATCGATGGAGGAATGAGATTGAACAACATGCGGGACGCGCTGATAGCCGGCGTGGACTGGATCGTGGCAGGCTCTTCGATTTTCGGAAGTGATCGTCCCGAAGAAACACTGAACCGGATGAAGGAGATTCTGAAGGAGTTTACCACCGCTTGA
- a CDS encoding PASTA domain-containing protein — protein sequence MSIKGFFIGLFKFIGHVFLLMVVGAFSTLLTLRLFTAGDEVLVPDLTGKQPFEAIQVLKQEGLQLKIHPQKRYSNTVKAERILVQKPEAKQKIKQGRSIEVYLSLGPEKAIVPDLLGQTTRVATMTLGQRGLHQGKVLYVHKAGADQDQVIAQYPMAGTELIGTRTVDLLVNTGGDSARIFVMPDVIGKNVSEVTSYLQNAGLRVGVSQAVDYPGVETGTVVKQNPPAGYKVSMDTFIGLYYSK from the coding sequence ATGAGTATAAAAGGTTTCTTCATCGGACTATTCAAATTCATCGGTCACGTATTCCTGTTGATGGTTGTGGGCGCATTCAGCACGCTTCTGACGTTGAGACTTTTTACGGCAGGAGATGAAGTCCTTGTGCCCGATTTAACCGGAAAACAACCCTTTGAAGCGATTCAAGTTCTAAAACAGGAGGGACTGCAACTAAAAATCCATCCACAAAAACGTTACAGCAACACGGTCAAAGCGGAAAGAATTCTTGTGCAAAAGCCCGAGGCAAAACAAAAAATCAAACAGGGACGTAGCATTGAAGTGTACTTAAGTCTCGGTCCCGAAAAAGCCATCGTTCCGGATCTGCTCGGTCAGACAACACGCGTGGCTACGATGACTCTGGGCCAGCGCGGATTGCACCAGGGAAAAGTCTTATATGTGCATAAAGCCGGAGCGGATCAGGATCAGGTGATCGCGCAGTATCCGATGGCAGGGACCGAGCTTATCGGAACGCGAACCGTTGATCTGCTAGTAAATACAGGCGGGGACAGTGCGCGAATTTTTGTGATGCCGGATGTCATTGGAAAGAATGTCTCCGAGGTAACAAGCTACTTACAAAACGCAGGGCTCCGCGTGGGTGTTTCGCAAGCCGTCGATTACCCTGGTGTGGAAACAGGAACAGTGGTAAAACAAAATCCACCGGCCGGATACAAGGTTTCTATGGATACATTTATCGGCTTATACTACAGCAAATGA
- a CDS encoding pyridoxal phosphate-dependent aminotransferase, giving the protein MKLAERVCRISESPTLAVSAKASALRASGIDVIDFSAGEPDFPTPENIKKKGITAIESNFTKYTATAGIKKLRDAVAKRYQEKYGYPFTAQNVILSNGAKQALFNLFLCLVEEGEEVLIPEPYWVTFPEQVQLAGGIPVYVPSQAEEHFELKADEVEKKITEKTRVLLLNSPNNPSGGVIPRNTLSDVVQICRQRNIKIIFDECYDCFVFPPYQHTSPLHFLPEAKDITFVVNTFSKAYAMTGWRLGLTVGPPDVIAACDKLQGHTTSNPSSISQIAGLEALEGDQTSLSMMFDEYERRRNFIYDALSAMPGVQCNVPQGAFYVFPDISAHLNENLPDSIAFCEKLLEECHVGTVPGSAFGREGHIRISYATSMENLKEGCRRIHEFLKR; this is encoded by the coding sequence ATGAAGCTTGCAGAGCGAGTTTGCCGGATCAGTGAATCTCCGACACTGGCTGTGAGCGCGAAAGCATCGGCGTTGCGAGCGTCGGGCATTGATGTTATCGATTTTTCGGCTGGTGAACCGGATTTTCCCACGCCCGAAAACATCAAGAAAAAAGGAATCACAGCTATTGAATCTAATTTCACAAAATACACTGCGACAGCGGGCATCAAAAAGTTACGGGATGCCGTGGCAAAACGCTATCAGGAAAAGTACGGATATCCGTTCACCGCGCAAAATGTGATTCTATCCAATGGAGCCAAACAAGCGCTTTTTAATCTTTTCCTTTGTCTGGTGGAAGAAGGAGAAGAGGTGTTGATTCCTGAGCCATACTGGGTGACTTTCCCCGAGCAGGTGCAGCTCGCAGGAGGAATTCCTGTTTATGTTCCCAGTCAAGCAGAAGAACACTTCGAGCTGAAGGCTGATGAAGTGGAAAAGAAGATAACGGAGAAGACTCGTGTGCTGCTTCTGAATTCTCCGAATAATCCATCGGGCGGGGTGATTCCCCGAAACACGTTATCCGACGTTGTTCAGATTTGCCGCCAGAGAAATATCAAAATCATTTTTGACGAATGCTACGATTGCTTTGTTTTTCCACCTTATCAACACACTTCGCCGCTGCATTTTCTACCGGAAGCAAAAGATATTACATTCGTGGTGAACACTTTCTCCAAAGCTTATGCGATGACCGGCTGGAGATTAGGACTTACCGTCGGACCACCTGATGTGATTGCGGCCTGTGATAAATTGCAGGGACATACAACCTCCAATCCATCGTCGATCAGTCAGATCGCGGGTCTGGAAGCGCTGGAAGGAGATCAAACTTCACTCTCTATGATGTTTGACGAATATGAACGCCGGCGGAACTTTATATATGACGCCCTTTCGGCCATGCCGGGTGTCCAATGTAATGTTCCCCAGGGAGCTTTTTACGTGTTTCCGGATATCTCAGCACACTTAAATGAAAATCTTCCCGACTCAATTGCATTCTGTGAAAAATTGCTGGAGGAATGTCATGTGGGAACCGTTCCAGGATCGGCATTCGGCAGGGAAGGTCATATTCGGATTTCGTACGCCACATCGATGGAGAATTTGAAAGAAGGATGCAGGCGTATTCATGAATTCTTGAAGCGTTAA
- the coaD gene encoding pantetheine-phosphate adenylyltransferase, which translates to MKRIAVYPGSFDPVTNGHLDIIHRALEFVDELVIAILVNPEKQALFTVKERMEMIRNVLPENHRIQIDQFDGLLVDYARKKNARVIIRGLRAVSDFDYEFQMALMNRRLEAQIETVFLVPAEQYTYVSSRLVKEICALGGAVRGLVPEDVEKRMQKKLGTDGRRKK; encoded by the coding sequence ATGAAGAGAATTGCAGTTTATCCGGGCTCTTTTGATCCGGTAACCAATGGTCATCTGGATATCATTCACCGGGCACTGGAGTTTGTGGATGAGCTGGTGATTGCGATCCTTGTGAATCCGGAGAAACAGGCTTTATTCACGGTAAAAGAACGCATGGAGATGATACGCAATGTTCTTCCGGAGAATCACAGGATCCAGATCGATCAATTCGACGGACTGCTCGTTGATTACGCGCGCAAGAAGAATGCGCGCGTGATTATTCGTGGTCTCAGGGCGGTCAGTGATTTCGATTACGAATTCCAGATGGCTTTGATGAATCGCCGGTTGGAAGCCCAAATCGAAACGGTATTTCTGGTGCCGGCCGAACAATATACCTATGTTAGTTCCAGACTTGTGAAGGAAATCTGCGCTCTCGGGGGCGCCGTGCGTGGTCTGGTACCGGAGGACGTGGAAAAGAGAATGCAAAAAAAACTAGGTACTGATGGAAGGAGGAAAAAATGA
- a CDS encoding metallophosphatase family protein, with product MKYLIISDIHSNLEALSAVLASVKRKKFDRVLVLGDLVGYGASPNQVVDTIRKLRNATVIRGNHDKVASGIESGENFNRAALQSAQWTKKKLTPENRSYLLHLPQGPISVEEDILVSHGTPLDEDAYLFSDYDAYEVFQIMDFQICFFGHTHLPVIYAVSNQRLFTFRPSGERVRIELMGGFKYLINPGSVGQPRDKNPLASYAIFDTESRAITFKRVSYSIPKTQDKILKAGLPPSLANRLAMGV from the coding sequence ATGAAATATCTGATTATCAGCGACATCCACAGCAATCTGGAAGCACTTTCGGCAGTTCTTGCGAGTGTCAAACGGAAAAAGTTCGACCGGGTCCTGGTTCTGGGTGATCTTGTCGGCTATGGAGCAAGCCCGAATCAAGTTGTGGACACGATTCGAAAGCTGCGGAACGCCACAGTGATCCGAGGCAACCACGATAAAGTCGCATCCGGGATTGAGTCCGGAGAAAATTTCAATCGCGCAGCGTTGCAATCCGCGCAGTGGACAAAAAAGAAATTAACACCGGAAAATCGTTCCTACCTTTTGCATTTGCCGCAGGGCCCGATTTCTGTGGAAGAAGACATTCTGGTTTCCCATGGAACTCCTCTGGATGAAGATGCTTATCTGTTTAGCGATTACGACGCTTATGAAGTATTTCAAATTATGGATTTCCAGATCTGTTTTTTCGGCCACACTCATTTACCGGTGATTTATGCTGTCAGCAACCAGCGGCTGTTCACCTTCCGTCCCAGTGGAGAAAGAGTAAGAATTGAGCTTATGGGAGGTTTCAAATACCTGATCAATCCCGGGTCTGTGGGCCAGCCACGCGATAAGAATCCGCTAGCCAGCTACGCAATTTTCGATACAGAGTCGCGCGCCATCACTTTCAAACGTGTCTCATATTCCATTCCAAAAACACAGGATAAAATCCTGAAAGCAGGACTCCCCCCATCTCTGGCAAACCGTCTTGCCATGGGCGTCTAG
- a CDS encoding type II secretion system F family protein, producing MSGRQKAETSEAKQKVVREKELNLYQVRLRAAGGQGEDLQLYVQAYSPEEIRQQYEGRGYAVVNISELVSKGAVTFASITVEQKAEFCRLLAHLLKAGIPFRQALNTILSETSRPIAAAIPIIMKDLDKGKSVTEAVSRHPGIFDEVTLAVLHTGEKSGDWASPLTILANNFEKEFELRNAVKLSLLYPFIVLLLATGIVGTLAAFSFPKFLKLYNDLGVSLPWPTRVTVEFFSFLFSKLGILFVIAIACVFIGVGRYYRSERGRLRLQSFLLYIRPIGKILEAQSIALFSKTLAILLSGGGLLHESLKIAAKSTTLEKHRRALLGMVQPLLKGEDPAMALEMNYSFTQPFRQQFVVGAATGQLDVMLHRIGEFYEKEVERHIAKVSKLMEPILIIVLGLLIAWLVISMYMPLFSLIQAVED from the coding sequence ATGTCAGGCCGTCAGAAAGCGGAGACGTCCGAAGCGAAGCAAAAGGTTGTAAGGGAAAAGGAACTGAATCTCTATCAAGTCCGGCTAAGAGCGGCGGGAGGTCAGGGAGAAGATCTGCAACTTTATGTTCAAGCTTATTCTCCCGAAGAAATCCGACAGCAGTATGAAGGAAGAGGATATGCTGTTGTAAATATCAGTGAATTGGTCAGCAAAGGGGCTGTCACTTTTGCCTCCATCACTGTCGAGCAAAAAGCGGAATTCTGCCGCCTCCTTGCGCATCTTCTAAAAGCAGGGATTCCATTCAGACAGGCACTGAACACGATTCTTTCGGAGACCAGCAGGCCGATTGCTGCGGCCATTCCAATTATCATGAAGGATCTTGATAAAGGAAAATCGGTTACGGAAGCGGTCAGCAGGCATCCCGGAATTTTCGATGAGGTCACGCTGGCTGTTCTGCATACGGGCGAAAAGAGTGGCGACTGGGCGAGTCCTTTAACCATACTTGCCAACAATTTCGAAAAAGAATTCGAATTAAGAAACGCAGTAAAATTATCCTTGCTCTATCCGTTTATAGTTCTTTTGCTGGCTACCGGAATAGTGGGTACGTTGGCCGCCTTTTCCTTTCCTAAGTTTCTGAAGTTATATAACGATCTGGGAGTGTCTTTGCCGTGGCCTACAAGGGTGACTGTTGAATTCTTTTCTTTTCTGTTCAGTAAGTTGGGGATCCTGTTTGTTATTGCAATTGCATGCGTATTCATTGGAGTCGGACGCTACTACCGGAGCGAGAGAGGACGATTACGGCTGCAGTCCTTTCTTTTGTATATCCGTCCAATTGGGAAGATCCTTGAAGCGCAGTCCATCGCGCTCTTTAGCAAAACGTTAGCTATTTTGCTAAGCGGAGGCGGACTCCTTCACGAATCCTTAAAGATTGCAGCGAAAAGCACAACGCTTGAAAAACACAGGCGCGCGTTGCTCGGTATGGTCCAACCTCTCCTGAAAGGGGAAGACCCGGCTATGGCACTGGAGATGAATTATAGCTTTACGCAACCTTTCAGACAGCAGTTCGTTGTTGGTGCAGCCACTGGCCAGCTCGACGTCATGCTCCACAGGATCGGAGAATTCTACGAAAAAGAGGTGGAACGGCACATCGCAAAAGTCAGCAAATTAATGGAGCCGATTCTGATCATCGTTCTGGGATTACTGATTGCATGGCTGGTGATTTCCATGTACATGCCGTTATTCAGTTTGATTCAGGCTGTGGAGGATTGA
- the tadA gene encoding Flp pilus assembly complex ATPase component TadA: MESKDSPLKDPSPEPIPSTEVGFDVVSPQNLDLEAQKPLERIHLILSRKSQGAITLFPLRKKKTCVKCQDRSTSFELDEPGEVTKRVPKCLSCILYKDIHLRIKPPKIGDLLRDAGVITQDQINTVLTAKREQYPTKLFGEILVELRLFTPAQILAIFAFQYDIEYIDLTPEKINPIALKSFPKSKFKDGYPRELYKQYQVICFDKHYQTYSIGMVDHLNDDALLAVARALGRTAVSITPFLISLNHFVALSEDQTKALEVHQLSKTTFVEPKEEVLDVEESFREMAETAYKEDDAFIHEQFLRILREAIRSRASDIRYEFTDKVFRVRFRIDGKLTTFETYPKAMGRYILNKIRLESKVDVIRRKDERADGSFPINLDERTYNLRTCFMPSVYEQLCVVRILYRQELAKDLRQLGLSARSTRLLRDATERPHGLVVLAGPMGSGKTTTLYSLIYSKSVDDTLAVVSLEEPVEFILPNITQIPIDGRQVHSSYESILPGILRVDPDIVMVGETRDRNSAENVYRLALIGKLVFTSVHANDSPGVISRFLNLGIEPYQIAASTILIISQRLVRTLCQNCKKEKEVSETVLRNAGFDYRYSYPASVYEAAVGGCVKCKGTGYRGRTAITEALEISSAIEKLILEKASEQEIRRQAIKDGMVTLKSEGLGKILESVTSIEEVLAVTGKQEDPTRHYQVEEEGNVENKPAEINPPQPESN; encoded by the coding sequence ATGGAATCAAAAGATTCTCCTTTAAAGGATCCTTCTCCGGAACCAATTCCTTCAACGGAAGTAGGGTTCGACGTTGTATCACCGCAAAACTTAGATCTGGAAGCGCAAAAACCTCTGGAACGAATTCATCTCATTCTGTCACGCAAATCTCAAGGAGCGATTACTCTTTTTCCTCTTCGGAAGAAAAAAACTTGTGTGAAATGCCAGGACCGCTCCACAAGTTTTGAACTGGATGAACCGGGTGAAGTGACAAAAAGAGTACCAAAATGCCTTTCTTGCATTCTGTACAAAGATATTCACTTACGAATCAAACCACCGAAAATCGGAGATCTCCTGAGGGATGCAGGGGTGATTACTCAGGATCAGATTAATACGGTTCTTACCGCCAAAAGAGAACAATATCCAACGAAACTGTTTGGGGAAATACTTGTCGAATTAAGGCTGTTTACCCCTGCTCAGATCCTCGCAATCTTTGCGTTTCAATATGACATTGAATACATTGATTTGACTCCTGAAAAAATCAATCCGATCGCTTTGAAGAGTTTTCCCAAAAGCAAATTTAAAGATGGCTATCCAAGAGAACTGTACAAACAATACCAGGTCATCTGCTTCGATAAACATTACCAGACGTATTCGATTGGCATGGTAGACCACTTGAACGACGACGCTTTGCTTGCGGTCGCGCGAGCCCTGGGGAGGACTGCGGTCAGTATCACGCCCTTTTTGATCTCGCTAAACCACTTTGTGGCGTTGAGCGAAGATCAAACCAAAGCGTTGGAAGTTCATCAGCTCAGCAAAACCACCTTTGTGGAACCAAAAGAAGAGGTCCTGGATGTAGAAGAGTCGTTCCGTGAAATGGCTGAGACAGCCTATAAAGAAGATGACGCGTTCATACATGAACAATTTCTTCGCATCCTGCGCGAGGCGATTCGTTCTCGCGCTTCCGATATCCGGTATGAGTTTACCGATAAGGTTTTCCGCGTCCGCTTCCGTATTGACGGAAAACTTACAACATTTGAAACTTACCCCAAGGCCATGGGTCGCTACATTTTAAACAAGATCAGGCTGGAATCGAAAGTAGATGTAATACGGCGCAAGGACGAAAGAGCAGATGGTTCATTCCCGATCAATCTGGATGAGAGGACCTACAATCTGAGAACCTGTTTCATGCCTTCTGTGTATGAGCAACTCTGCGTGGTCCGGATTCTCTACAGGCAGGAACTCGCTAAGGACCTTCGTCAGCTGGGTTTGAGCGCCCGTTCGACCAGGCTATTACGGGACGCCACAGAACGTCCACACGGACTGGTTGTTCTGGCTGGACCGATGGGATCAGGTAAGACTACTACTTTATATTCTCTAATTTATTCGAAATCTGTTGATGACACACTTGCTGTAGTCAGTCTGGAAGAACCCGTCGAATTCATTCTTCCCAATATCACACAAATACCGATTGATGGCCGGCAGGTACATTCGAGTTATGAATCGATTCTACCAGGCATTTTGCGAGTGGATCCGGACATTGTAATGGTCGGAGAAACGCGTGACCGAAACTCTGCAGAGAATGTTTACCGGCTCGCATTGATCGGCAAGCTCGTCTTTACTTCTGTTCATGCGAATGATTCGCCCGGCGTGATCAGCCGCTTTCTGAATCTCGGTATCGAACCGTATCAAATTGCCGCATCTACAATCCTGATTATCAGCCAGCGACTTGTTCGAACTCTATGCCAGAATTGTAAGAAAGAGAAGGAAGTCTCGGAAACGGTATTACGGAACGCAGGATTCGACTACCGCTATTCGTATCCGGCTTCGGTGTATGAAGCCGCTGTCGGAGGTTGCGTAAAGTGTAAAGGAACTGGATACCGAGGCAGAACTGCTATCACGGAAGCCTTGGAGATTAGCTCTGCCATTGAGAAGCTCATTTTAGAAAAGGCGTCCGAACAAGAGATTCGGCGACAGGCAATCAAAGATGGAATGGTGACACTCAAATCGGAGGGTTTGGGAAAAATTTTGGAGTCCGTTACGTCAATTGAAGAAGTACTCGCCGTAACAGGGAAACAAGAAGATCCGACGAGGCATTATCAGGTGGAGGAAGAAGGGAATGTTGAAAACAAACCTGCAGAGATCAATCCTCCACAGCCTGAATCAAACTGA
- a CDS encoding type II secretion system GspH family protein, whose product MNPHQKGSVYLVVLIVITILTILANFLFDYFQSHTRARKAHETYVTASQRATATMDIASSWLAAQQNPPEENLSASTSIRNDTPTISDLVKLISEGGVTANSFYWFSFNNDGNQDVGFVILPAGSHPSADCGAGYDPGCSSEHLYVVISRCRYLDNTLVEQKRYITKSFY is encoded by the coding sequence ATGAATCCTCATCAAAAAGGAAGCGTGTATCTTGTTGTTTTGATTGTCATTACAATTCTGACGATTCTCGCGAATTTTTTGTTTGATTATTTTCAGAGCCATACCAGGGCTCGTAAAGCGCATGAGACATACGTCACGGCATCTCAGCGGGCGACGGCGACCATGGATATCGCGAGTTCCTGGCTCGCGGCTCAACAAAATCCACCTGAAGAAAATCTTTCTGCCTCTACATCAATCCGTAATGATACCCCCACCATCAGCGATCTCGTAAAACTGATTTCCGAAGGTGGCGTCACAGCTAATAGTTTTTACTGGTTCTCCTTCAATAATGATGGCAATCAAGATGTAGGTTTTGTCATTCTGCCGGCGGGCTCGCATCCTTCTGCCGACTGTGGCGCCGGTTACGATCCGGGATGCAGCTCGGAACATCTCTATGTTGTGATCAGTCGCTGTCGTTATCTCGACAACACTCTTGTGGAACAAAAACGCTATATAACAAAGAGCTTCTATTGA
- a CDS encoding prepilin-type N-terminal cleavage/methylation domain-containing protein has protein sequence MTRGFTLIEVLVSVALGVLLIIAAYDLLSDVSRSSFRTRGKLTAISRARTVQDQLRYYVQNAGLGVPSGTQTVLQAEKDHLSLNLNAEYFSYATAEYFLPANIPSDVVVQSVTDTQTGSAVAILSFSGEQISSTPVLQAYDKNTSKLTLFNSSSLWIAKGNYIGKPYKTHTFTISNNRLMLTAGTQVTTIADGLESFDVAFLYDPPWIDSNGNGSIDPGEDEGAIWCYDASQDQPSTYDPGGMQRILDTDLSGDITYSDDQNSDSLIEGTAFSGAVDTDGNGKLNGIPFDQASVVRIWILVKSEKLIGAGGTTKYLVGSRILSFNDNVQRIVSYFDVAL, from the coding sequence ATGACCAGGGGTTTCACTTTAATCGAGGTTCTGGTGTCGGTAGCATTGGGAGTTCTCCTGATCATTGCTGCTTATGATCTTCTTTCGGATGTAAGCCGGAGCAGTTTTCGAACGAGGGGGAAGCTGACAGCCATCTCGCGGGCTAGAACGGTTCAGGACCAGCTGCGATACTACGTTCAAAATGCTGGGCTGGGCGTTCCTTCCGGTACACAGACAGTCCTGCAGGCCGAGAAGGATCATCTGTCGCTCAATTTGAACGCTGAGTACTTCAGCTATGCGACTGCCGAATATTTCCTTCCCGCTAATATCCCGTCAGATGTTGTGGTGCAAAGCGTAACGGATACTCAAACCGGTTCTGCTGTTGCGATACTTTCATTTTCCGGCGAACAGATCTCCAGTACACCGGTTCTTCAGGCGTACGACAAAAATACAAGTAAACTGACGCTTTTCAATTCCAGTTCTCTCTGGATTGCGAAAGGCAACTACATTGGAAAACCGTACAAAACGCATACTTTTACCATCAGCAATAATCGCTTGATGCTGACGGCAGGAACTCAAGTAACGACAATCGCAGACGGATTGGAGAGTTTCGATGTGGCGTTTCTCTATGATCCACCCTGGATAGATTCCAACGGAAATGGTTCGATCGATCCCGGGGAAGATGAAGGGGCGATCTGGTGTTACGACGCATCGCAGGACCAGCCTTCCACTTATGACCCTGGTGGGATGCAAAGAATCCTGGATACGGATCTTTCAGGTGATATTACTTACTCCGACGATCAGAATTCCGACTCCCTGATAGAAGGGACGGCATTCAGCGGAGCGGTCGACACGGATGGGAATGGCAAACTTAATGGGATTCCTTTTGATCAGGCGTCCGTGGTCCGAATCTGGATTCTGGTGAAGAGTGAAAAACTGATAGGAGCCGGAGGAACAACAAAATATCTGGTCGGAAGTCGCATTCTTTCGTTCAACGACAACGTGCAAAGAATTGTTTCTTATTTCGATGTTGCCCTATGA
- a CDS encoding prepilin-type N-terminal cleavage/methylation domain-containing protein codes for MVNHKFAVRKLKQITVDARGFTLVEFVISLFLFTMVLMGLFNLLSVNMLGLKLSKDQQALENIAIAQLQELITTTKCIPLDPLLEVCVGDCPAKYRETDFEGRSITSQWKTYEENVTGSESVKTYRIEMFVYFTNKPVTTKKYVATKICYQQ; via the coding sequence ATGGTTAATCATAAATTTGCCGTTAGAAAGCTCAAACAGATTACGGTAGATGCCCGTGGTTTCACGCTGGTTGAGTTTGTGATTTCTCTGTTCCTATTTACGATGGTTTTAATGGGCCTCTTTAATCTGCTTTCTGTAAACATGCTGGGATTAAAGCTTTCGAAGGATCAGCAAGCGTTGGAGAATATTGCAATCGCACAGTTGCAGGAGCTCATCACCACCACAAAATGTATCCCTCTCGACCCTTTGCTGGAAGTATGTGTTGGAGATTGTCCGGCAAAATACAGGGAGACAGACTTCGAAGGAAGGTCTATTACGAGTCAATGGAAAACTTATGAGGAGAACGTAACCGGCAGCGAATCGGTCAAAACTTATCGAATCGAAATGTTTGTTTATTTCACGAACAAACCTGTGACAACAAAAAAATATGTTGCAACGAAAATTTGTTACCAGCAATAA